The region AGCAAGTACTTCACCAGTCTTGGGATTAGTGATTGGTTGTGCCAATGTACGACCAAAAATACGATTGGTTAGTTTCTCACCAGCTTTTTTCGCTTCGGCAATAGCTATTGGATTGATTCCTTTAGTGCCACAGTCAATCTCTCTAACCACAAAATCTTGTACAGCATCAACGAGACGACGTGTTAGATAACCCGCATTGGCTGTTTTTAGTGCAGTGTCAGATTTACCTTTACGTCCACCATGTTGGGCAATGAAGTACTCCAATACGTGGAAGCCTTCAATAAAGTTGGAATTGATATTTAATTCAATTGTCTTTCCGGCAGGATTAGCTACCAGTCCTTTCATACCGGCAATCTGAGTAATCTGACTCCAAGTACCACGGGCTCCAGAATCAATTAAGGTGAACACTGTGCCATCTTTATCAATGATTTTAGTAATTTCCTTAGCAATATCTTCCTTAGCATTTTTCCACACCTTCAAAATATTAGTATAGCGTTCTTCATCAGTAAGCAGACCCTTGCGATACTTACGAATAACTTCAGTTACCAATTCACCAGCTTGCTCAAGCACTTCTTGTTTCTTGGCTGGTACCTGAAAATCATGCACAGCCAAACTAATTCCTGATTTGGTGGCAAATTTAAATCCTACTCGTTTGATTTCGTCAACCAATAAACTTGTCTTTTCTGGGCCACACTTTTCATAACAATCGCCAATTAATCCTCCCAATTCCTTTTTGTTCAAGGTCTTGTTTTGGAATCCTAATTCTTCAGGTAAAAAGCTGTTAAAAATTAAACGTCCTACCGTGGTGTCCACTAATTGATCTTTCACTCGGGCCTTGATCTTGTCTCGTAAGCCTACATAGCCGAGACGATAGGCTGTGATTGCTTCATGAATAGTGCCAAATACAATCTTAGATGCTTTCTTTCCTTCTTGAGTGAGATAATAGCAACCCAATACCATATCAAGAGATGGTGGGGTGATGGCTTGACCATCTGATGGCTTAAGTAAATTTTTAGCAGATAGCATCACTTCATGAGCTTCTTCCTGTGCTTGTACAGAAAGTGGAAGATGTACGGCCATTTGATCTCCATCGAAGTCAGCGTTGAATGCTGAACAAACAAGGGGATGCAGCTGAATAGCTTTGCCTTCAATGAGAACTGGTTGAAAAGCTTGAATACCCAGACGATGCAATGTCGGTGCACGATTCAAAAGAACATAATTCATTTGGGTAATTTCTTCCAAAGCATCCCATACTTCTGAGCGTTCCCATTCAATTAGTTTCTCGGCATTCTTAATATTGTGGGCATGACCTTTTTGAATTAATTTGCCAATAATAAATGGTTTGAATAACTCAAGTGCCATTTTCTTTGGTAATCCGCACTGATGGAGTTTCAATTTGGGACCAACTACAATTACAGAGCGACCAGAATAGTCAACGCGTTTGCCCAGCAGATTCTGACGGAATCGTCCTTGTTTTCCCTTAAGCATGTCGGAGAGACTCTTCAATTGTAATCGAGAAGATCCTGTTTTGGTTACAGCACGACCCGCACGCGCAGAATTGTTGATCAACGCGTCTACCGCTTCTTGCAACATACGCTTTTCATTGCGACAAATAACTTCTGGTGCGCCGATCTCTAATAAACGACGCAGGCGATTGTTGCGATTAATAATACGACGATAAAGATCATTGAGATCAGAGGCTGCATAGCGGCCACCGTCCAATGGAACCATAGGACGAATATCTGGTGGAATTACCGGTAATATAGTCATTACTGTCCATTCAGGACGAATACCAGATTTAATCAAATTTCCTACTAGCATGAGACGCTTACTGATTTTTTTACGCTTTTGCCCTTGAGCATTCTTTAACTCTTCACGTAATTCTCTTAATAAACTCACTAAATCAATATTTTCGATTACATCACGGATTGCTTGAGCACCGATACCAGCGCGAAATACATGACCAAATTTCATGGATAAATCACGATATTTCAATTCGGATACCACTGCGTACTTTTCAATACTCTTAAGATCTTCTCGCGCCTTTTCAAAATTCTCTGTGAGTAGGCTCAATTCTTCTGCTTGTTCTTCTTGATATTTCTGCAGCTCTTTAGCGGCTGCTTTTTGGACACGCATTTCATTTGCTTTCTGCTCGTAAGTTTCTTGCATGCGCTTGCTACGATTGCGATAATCGTGTTCCAACTCTTTAACTGCAGAGGCTTTTGCTTCTTGATTCACATCCTCAATGATGTAACTAGCAAAGTAAACTACCTGTTCGAGGGTTTTGATTGAAAGATTGAGCAGCAAACCAATACGAGAAGGAGTAGAACGCAAAAACCAAATATGAGTTACTGGTACAGCTAATTTAATATGTCCCATGCGTTCACGACGGACTGATGAACGGGTAACTTCTACACCACAGCGATCACAGACGATATTTTTATACCGGACTTTTTTATATTTTCCACAGTAACATTCCCAATTTTTGGTAGGGCCAAATATTCTTTCGCAGAATAGCCCATCGCGCTCTGGTTTCTGGGTGCGATAATTAATAGTTTCCGGCTTGGTGACTTCGCCATATGACCAAGAGAGAATCTGCTCTGGTGATGCTACCGATACTGCAATAGCATCGAAATCATGAGGAATGTAGCTTTTGTCTTGGCGATGAAATGATTGTGCCATAAGTTATAAGCAATGTTATAAAAATAGAAGATTGAAATTATGCTTGTGGTGTGTCTGTATTTGCTTGCACAGGAGCTGCTGCTGGAGCTTCAGCTGGTACTTCGCTACTAGCTCTTGGCTCATGATGAGCGGTTACTTTTGCTGCTTGTTGTCTTTCTAAGAATGCATCAACATTACCACTTAAGAGTTCATTGAAATTGAAGTCTTCTGAAGGCACCTGTTCTCGGCTATAAAGATCAACATTCAAACCTAAACTCTGTAACTCACGTACCAATACGTTGAATGATTCTGGTGTGCGAGGTTTCTTGATTGGCTCGCCTTTGACAATTGCTTCATAAGCTTTTGATCTTCCGACAACATCATCTGATTTAATAGTCAGCATTTCTTGTAAAGTATAGGCAGCACCATAGGCCTCAAGTGCCCATACTTCCATTTCCCCAAATCTCTGGCCACCATGTTGTGCTTTGCCTCCCAACGGTTGTTGAGTAACCAATGAATATGGTCCGATAGAACGAGCATGAATCTTGTCATCTACCAGATGTGACAGCTTCATAATATAAGTCACGCCCACCAATGTTTCATTATCAAACGGTTCGCCAGTGGTACCATCATACAATTGTACTTTTCCTGTTTTCGTAATGCCTGCTTTTGCTTGTAGGTCACGAATAGTTTGTTCAGAAATACCGTTTAATACTGGTGTTGCCACTTTGAATCCTAATTGACGAGCCGCCCAACCTAATTCGGCTTCTAGTAATTGACCAATGTTCATACGACTCACCACACCGAGGGGATTGAGCACGATATCTACTGGTGTTCCGTCAGCGAGATAGGGCATGTCCTCAATTTTTACAATGCGAGAAATAACACCCTTATTTCCATGACGGCCTGCTAATTTATCACCAACTTGCAAACGTTTAATTTGAGCCACGCTAACTACCACTTGTTTAATTACTCCAGTTGGTAATTCGTCACCTTTGTCTCTAGAAAAAACTTTAATGCCCACCACTTTACCTTGGCTGCCTCCGGGCATTCGTAAACTACTATCTTTCGCTTCACGTGCTTTCTCACCGAAAATTGCTCGTAATAATCTTTCTTCAGCCGTTAATTCGGTTTCACCCTTGGGTGTCAATTTGCCAACTAATATATCACTTTCTTTTACTTCAGCACCAATTCGGATAATGCCATCTTCATCGAGATTTTTTAATTTATCTTCACCAATATTAGGAATATCACGAGTAATTTCTTCAGGTCCAAGCTTGGTATCGCGAACATCTACAGGATAATCTTCAATATGAATTGAAGAATAACAATCATTCTTAATTATTGTTTCAGAAATAAGAATGGCATCTTCGAAATTTCCTCCTTGCCATGGCATATAAGCTACTAGTAGATTTCTGCCAAGAGCTAATTCTCCTTGGTCAGTTGCTGGGCCATCAGCCAGAACATCACCCTTTTTTACTTTTTGATGTTTTTCTACAATAGGGCGTTGATGAATACAGGTGCCTTGATTAGAGCGAGAAAATGTATTGAGTTCATACGTCACTTTTTTACCAGCACTGGTAATCATAGTGATATGAGTAGCATCTACATAAGAAATCTCTCCATCGTCTTCAGCGATAACAACTTGTTGAGAATTAACAGCAGCAAAACCTTCCATACCAGTACCAACTACTGGAGCCTCAGGTAAAATCAAAGACACTGCTTGACGTTGCATATTTGATCCCATCAAAGCTCTAGCTCCTTCATCATGTTCTACGAAAGGAATAAGGGAGGTAGATACTGACACTACTTGTTTTGGAGCAATATCAATATGGGTCAACTCTTTGATATGATACAAAGCAGCTTCACCATCTCTACGTGCAGAAACACGATTCTCCACGAATTCTCCCATGTCATTTAATGACGCGGTAGCTTGCGATACGACAAAATCAGTCTCTTCATCAGCATCATAGTATTGAACAAATTCAGTGACAAAAGGGCGTACTTGCACTTCTTTTAAGTCCTTTAATTTGCTCAAAATGGCAAGCTCTTTCTTACCTATTACAGAACGATCAGCAATTAGTTCTTTCTTCGTTTTTGGATCAAAAATAGCTTCGCCAAGAGTGCGGCCTAGTAAATTTTTTTCTTTATTTGGCACCACACTAGCTACCTTACGGTAGGGTGTTTCAATGAAACCATGCTCATTGATGCGTGCATATGTGGCCATATGTACTACCAAACCAATATTTGGTCCTTCTGGAGTGGCAATGGGACAAATACGGCCATAATGAGTACGATGTACATCACGAACGTCAAATGATGCTCGTTCACGAGTAAGTCCTCCCGGTCCAGTGGCTGATAGACGTCGTTTGTGATCAAGCTCAGACAAAGGATTGGTTTGATCCATAAATTGAGACAATTGAGAGCTGGCGAAAAATTCTCTCATGGCAGCAATAATAGGACGAGCATTGATCAACTGGGTTGGTACCACAGTCTCTAGATCTAGTACTGTCATGCGATCTTTACAAATACGTTCAGTACGCAATAAACCTACGCGAAACTTATTTTGCGCCAATTCACCAACTGGACGGACCCGGCGATTACCTAAATGATCAATGTCATCTTCTGTTGCGCTTGGGGTATTATTAAGTCTAATAATTTCTTTGATAATAAGCACCAGGTCATCTACTTGGAAAACACGATGCTCTCGGTCTATTGATGTTTTGACTGCGAGTCGTTTGTTGATCTTATATCTGCCCACACGACCAATATCATAGTGGCGATAATCAAAAAACATAGATTGTAATAGAGATTTAGCATTCTCTGAAGTAGCTAAATCACCTGGGCGAATACGTTTGTAAACAGCCTGCAATCCTTCTTCTTCATTACTAGTACTGTCTCTTTCTAGAGTAGATAAAACGAAATCAATTTCCGCTCCTTCACTGGCACCTTTGAATAAATCCAAAATATCCTTATCTTTGCCAAAGCCAAATGCTCTTAATAAAGCGGTCACCGGCACCTTTCTTTTGCGATCAACTTTTACGGTGATCACACCCTTTTTACCAGTTTCAATTTCTAACCACGCTCCCCGATTAGGAATGATTTTTGCGCCAAAGAAACCAGTGTTTTCATCTTTGGTAAAAATAACACCAGGTGAGCGCACAATCTGACTAATTACCACGCGCTCTACACCATTGATAATGAATGTCCCCCGGGGGGTCATCATTGGTAAATTGCCCAAAAACACCTCTTGTTCTTTCACTTCACCGGTGACTTTATTAATTAGCTGCACCTGACAGCGTAAGGGGG is a window of Candidatus Abawacabacteria bacterium DNA encoding:
- the rpoC gene encoding DNA-directed RNA polymerase subunit beta', which gives rise to MAQSFHRQDKSYIPHDFDAIAVSVASPEQILSWSYGEVTKPETINYRTQKPERDGLFCERIFGPTKNWECYCGKYKKVRYKNIVCDRCGVEVTRSSVRRERMGHIKLAVPVTHIWFLRSTPSRIGLLLNLSIKTLEQVVYFASYIIEDVNQEAKASAVKELEHDYRNRSKRMQETYEQKANEMRVQKAAAKELQKYQEEQAEELSLLTENFEKAREDLKSIEKYAVVSELKYRDLSMKFGHVFRAGIGAQAIRDVIENIDLVSLLRELREELKNAQGQKRKKISKRLMLVGNLIKSGIRPEWTVMTILPVIPPDIRPMVPLDGGRYAASDLNDLYRRIINRNNRLRRLLEIGAPEVICRNEKRMLQEAVDALINNSARAGRAVTKTGSSRLQLKSLSDMLKGKQGRFRQNLLGKRVDYSGRSVIVVGPKLKLHQCGLPKKMALELFKPFIIGKLIQKGHAHNIKNAEKLIEWERSEVWDALEEITQMNYVLLNRAPTLHRLGIQAFQPVLIEGKAIQLHPLVCSAFNADFDGDQMAVHLPLSVQAQEEAHEVMLSAKNLLKPSDGQAITPPSLDMVLGCYYLTQEGKKASKIVFGTIHEAITAYRLGYVGLRDKIKARVKDQLVDTTVGRLIFNSFLPEELGFQNKTLNKKELGGLIGDCYEKCGPEKTSLLVDEIKRVGFKFATKSGISLAVHDFQVPAKKQEVLEQAGELVTEVIRKYRKGLLTDEERYTNILKVWKNAKEDIAKEITKIIDKDGTVFTLIDSGARGTWSQITQIAGMKGLVANPAGKTIELNINSNFIEGFHVLEYFIAQHGGRKGKSDTALKTANAGYLTRRLVDAVQDFVVREIDCGTKGINPIAIAEAKKAGEKLTNRIFGRTLAQPITNPKTGEVLAEAGDEIDLNLVRLIEKVDIDTIFIRSVITCETIDGVCQRCYGRDLAYNKTVELGTAVGIIAAQSIGEPGTQLTMRTFHSGGVADVKDITQGLPRVEELFEARTPKTPAVLVEIDGTVSIERRTNQNAVTITANKLGSDVYDIEGYTALVKDGMIVNPKEIIAKNQKNQDVIRAINRGKVKVSGTKLTIAHTELVKREYVISARSPLRVPEGANVKAGSTLTDGHLNLVDLINLTDILTAQKYIINEVQSIYSAQGQTINDKHIEIIVRQMFSKARIVDSGDSTYLPGQVVSFLRIGNVNKQLEEQGKRPARFERLLLGLIRTSLTTESWLSAASFQETIRVLVEAAVTKKVDNLRGLKENVIIGRLIKAGKIYKAEYEGKTVEQPILSEEEIASLA
- a CDS encoding DNA-directed RNA polymerase subunit beta, with translation MAQSFTERKYFTPAADILDLPNLIEIQLDSYRWFLEEGIQELLEEVNPIQDFTGKNLELHFLKHMLDKPKYDEKVAREKNITYESPLRCQVQLINKVTGEVKEQEVFLGNLPMMTPRGTFIINGVERVVISQIVRSPGVIFTKDENTGFFGAKIIPNRGAWLEIETGKKGVITVKVDRKRKVPVTALLRAFGFGKDKDILDLFKGASEGAEIDFVLSTLERDSTSNEEEGLQAVYKRIRPGDLATSENAKSLLQSMFFDYRHYDIGRVGRYKINKRLAVKTSIDREHRVFQVDDLVLIIKEIIRLNNTPSATEDDIDHLGNRRVRPVGELAQNKFRVGLLRTERICKDRMTVLDLETVVPTQLINARPIIAAMREFFASSQLSQFMDQTNPLSELDHKRRLSATGPGGLTRERASFDVRDVHRTHYGRICPIATPEGPNIGLVVHMATYARINEHGFIETPYRKVASVVPNKEKNLLGRTLGEAIFDPKTKKELIADRSVIGKKELAILSKLKDLKEVQVRPFVTEFVQYYDADEETDFVVSQATASLNDMGEFVENRVSARRDGEAALYHIKELTHIDIAPKQVVSVSTSLIPFVEHDEGARALMGSNMQRQAVSLILPEAPVVGTGMEGFAAVNSQQVVIAEDDGEISYVDATHITMITSAGKKVTYELNTFSRSNQGTCIHQRPIVEKHQKVKKGDVLADGPATDQGELALGRNLLVAYMPWQGGNFEDAILISETIIKNDCYSSIHIEDYPVDVRDTKLGPEEITRDIPNIGEDKLKNLDEDGIIRIGAEVKESDILVGKLTPKGETELTAEERLLRAIFGEKAREAKDSSLRMPGGSQGKVVGIKVFSRDKGDELPTGVIKQVVVSVAQIKRLQVGDKLAGRHGNKGVISRIVKIEDMPYLADGTPVDIVLNPLGVVSRMNIGQLLEAELGWAARQLGFKVATPVLNGISEQTIRDLQAKAGITKTGKVQLYDGTTGEPFDNETLVGVTYIMKLSHLVDDKIHARSIGPYSLVTQQPLGGKAQHGGQRFGEMEVWALEAYGAAYTLQEMLTIKSDDVVGRSKAYEAIVKGEPIKKPRTPESFNVLVRELQSLGLNVDLYSREQVPSEDFNFNELLSGNVDAFLERQQAAKVTAHHEPRASSEVPAEAPAAAPVQANTDTPQA